One window from the genome of Lentibacillus daqui encodes:
- a CDS encoding cysteine desulfurase family protein, with product MIYLDNSATTKPHPEVLKSFQQVSETFFANPSSIHQFGGEAEKLLMKAREQVAQLLHVDSGEIIFTSGGTEGNNTALKGIALQHHERGKHIITTEIEHPSVLETCQSLEKLGFEVTYLPVNQNGVVSITDVKEAIRNDTILITVMHVNNELGSIQPVEEIGQIAKQYPKLMFHVDDVQGLGKLPLQLAESGIDLCTMSGHKIHGVKGTGILYVNKHVRLFPLIHGGNQEHAVRSGTENLAGAVSLAKALRLIMVKQKNDATKLYKLNKYLRSELGKLNGVIINTPEQAAPHIINFSVPGLKPEVLIHMLGEQEIYISTKSACSSKLTDESKILAACDLDKARTTSALRISISYDTTMEELATFVKTLDNAIKQLKEVLE from the coding sequence ATGATTTATTTAGATAATAGTGCAACAACAAAACCCCATCCAGAAGTATTAAAAAGTTTTCAGCAAGTTTCGGAAACCTTTTTTGCCAACCCTTCTTCAATACATCAATTTGGGGGGGAAGCAGAAAAGCTGTTAATGAAAGCAAGGGAGCAGGTGGCACAGTTATTACATGTTGATTCGGGTGAAATTATTTTCACGTCAGGTGGAACAGAAGGGAACAATACGGCGCTAAAAGGAATCGCTTTGCAGCATCATGAAAGAGGCAAACATATCATTACAACAGAAATTGAGCATCCGTCAGTTCTGGAAACATGTCAATCATTGGAAAAATTAGGGTTTGAGGTTACGTATTTACCTGTAAATCAAAATGGTGTAGTATCTATAACGGACGTAAAAGAAGCGATTCGAAATGACACGATTCTCATCACTGTCATGCATGTCAATAATGAGCTTGGATCTATTCAGCCAGTTGAAGAAATTGGGCAGATCGCAAAGCAATATCCCAAATTAATGTTCCATGTGGATGATGTACAAGGGTTGGGCAAACTACCGTTACAGCTTGCGGAGAGTGGAATTGATCTTTGTACCATGTCCGGACATAAAATTCACGGGGTAAAGGGAACGGGTATCCTTTATGTGAATAAGCATGTACGGTTGTTTCCCTTAATTCATGGTGGTAATCAGGAGCACGCTGTCCGATCCGGCACGGAAAATTTGGCCGGTGCTGTTTCGCTTGCCAAAGCACTCCGGTTAATAATGGTTAAACAAAAAAATGATGCTACGAAATTGTACAAGCTAAACAAATATCTTCGCAGCGAGTTAGGTAAACTCAATGGTGTTATCATCAACACACCCGAACAGGCTGCACCACATATTATCAATTTCTCTGTTCCCGGGTTAAAGCCTGAGGTTTTGATTCACATGCTTGGGGAGCAGGAAATCTATATCTCAACCAAATCAGCTTGTTCTTCCAAACTAACGGATGAAAGTAAAATTTTAGCCGCTTGTGATTTGGATAAAGCACGGACAACATCTGCTTTACGGATAAGTATATCGTATGATACGACAATGGAAGAATTGGCCACGTTCGTCAAAACGTTAGATAATGCAATTAAACAACTTAAAGAAGTACTGGAGTAG
- the thiI gene encoding tRNA uracil 4-sulfurtransferase ThiI, with amino-acid sequence MEFDHLLIRYGEMALKGKNIKQFIVKLQENIQQKLHDYPKVKVKRTQGRMFVQLNGQDPEPIIAKCKQIFGIQSLSLAIKVENEEQQIKDAALYALVNSNDVKTFKVSVKRIDKNFPIRSQQMNQVIGGHLLSNTSGYTVDVHHPDLEIKVEIRTEATYITSSVVPGLGGLPVGTSGKTLLMLSGGIDSPVAGYLAMKRGVEIEAIHFHSPPFTSERAKQKVLDLASKLTEYGNSVKVHVIPFTKLQQHIFREMPDGYAMTIMRRMMFRISQMLCERENILSITTGESLGQVASQTMESMHAINEVTSLPVLRPLIAMDKNDIIQISRRINTYDISIRPYEDCCTIFVPKSPKTRPSREKVNYFEGQMDVTEMLHEAVQNSETVRMTGKLDTMQEFDGLL; translated from the coding sequence ATGGAGTTTGATCACTTACTAATTCGTTACGGTGAAATGGCTTTAAAAGGAAAAAACATTAAACAATTTATTGTGAAATTGCAGGAGAATATCCAGCAAAAATTGCATGATTATCCCAAAGTAAAGGTGAAACGGACACAAGGAAGAATGTTTGTGCAGTTAAATGGACAGGATCCGGAACCGATTATTGCAAAATGCAAACAAATTTTTGGTATTCAAAGTTTGAGTCTGGCGATTAAAGTGGAAAATGAGGAACAACAAATAAAAGATGCGGCCTTATATGCGTTAGTGAACAGTAATGATGTAAAGACGTTCAAGGTTTCCGTAAAACGAATTGATAAAAATTTCCCGATCCGGTCACAGCAAATGAATCAGGTTATTGGTGGGCACTTGTTAAGCAATACGTCCGGTTATACGGTCGATGTTCATCATCCGGATTTGGAGATCAAGGTCGAAATCCGTACTGAAGCCACCTATATTACATCTAGCGTTGTTCCGGGTTTGGGAGGATTACCAGTTGGCACGTCGGGAAAGACTTTACTGATGTTATCCGGTGGAATTGATAGTCCTGTTGCTGGGTATTTGGCAATGAAACGCGGTGTTGAAATCGAAGCCATTCATTTTCATTCCCCACCATTCACGAGTGAGCGGGCAAAGCAAAAGGTTTTGGATTTGGCAAGCAAATTAACGGAATACGGCAATTCCGTCAAGGTTCATGTTATACCATTTACAAAACTCCAGCAGCATATCTTCCGGGAAATGCCTGATGGATATGCGATGACAATTATGCGGCGTATGATGTTCCGTATTAGCCAAATGCTTTGCGAGCGAGAAAATATTCTTTCGATCACTACAGGGGAAAGTCTTGGACAAGTCGCAAGCCAAACAATGGAAAGTATGCATGCTATTAATGAAGTAACCAGTTTGCCAGTACTGCGGCCGTTAATTGCGATGGATAAGAATGATATCATCCAGATTTCCCGCCGGATTAATACGTATGATATCTCGATTCGACCGTATGAAGATTGCTGCACCATTTTTGTACCGAAATCACCCAAAACAAGACCATCAAGGGAAAAGGTTAATTATTTTGAAGGGCAAATGGATGTTACAGAAATGCTTCATGAAGCTGTTCAGAACTCGGAAACAGTCAGGATGACCGGTAAGTTGGATACAATGCAGGAATTTGATGGATTGCTTTAA
- a CDS encoding alpha/beta-type small acid-soluble spore protein, which produces MASNNSNQLVVPGVQQALDQMKTEIAQEFGVNLGADTTSRANGSVGGEITKRLVTMAEQQFGGHQ; this is translated from the coding sequence ATGGCTTCTAACAACTCAAACCAATTGGTTGTACCTGGTGTACAACAAGCATTGGATCAAATGAAGACTGAGATTGCTCAAGAATTTGGTGTAAATCTTGGTGCTGACACTACTTCCCGCGCTAACGGTTCTGTAGGTGGAGAAATTACAAAACGTCTTGTAACAATGGCCGAGCAACAATTTGGGGGTCATCAATAA
- a CDS encoding NAD kinase, whose translation MPNRKNIYFYYNQAPNIEDTLTPLFDLAQKNGFTIVTEPKDASIIISIGGDGSFLQGVRKTDFRQDCLYVGITRSDESGLYCDFNLDSFDDILDTIENAEVEVRKFPVIDVQINQGTTFHCLNEVSVRSTIIKTIVIDVQIDDHYFETFRGDGLIIATPTGSTGYNRSTNGAVIDPKIPCFQVSELASLNNNRYRTLGSSFVLNSDRKLTLDIVQDGNDYPIIGLDNEAFPVKNIQNITVTLSDKVIKTVKLKNNSYWDRVKRTFL comes from the coding sequence ATGCCAAACCGTAAAAACATCTATTTCTATTATAATCAAGCACCAAATATAGAGGATACATTAACACCATTATTTGACTTAGCCCAAAAAAACGGCTTTACTATTGTCACGGAACCGAAAGATGCAAGCATTATTATTAGTATTGGCGGAGATGGAAGCTTTTTACAGGGGGTACGTAAAACAGATTTTCGCCAAGATTGTTTGTATGTGGGAATTACCCGCTCAGATGAATCTGGCCTTTATTGTGATTTTAATTTGGATAGCTTTGACGATATACTTGATACCATAGAGAATGCCGAAGTGGAAGTACGCAAATTCCCGGTCATTGACGTGCAAATTAACCAAGGGACGACATTTCATTGTTTAAACGAGGTCAGTGTACGTTCTACTATTATTAAAACAATCGTTATCGACGTGCAAATCGATGACCATTATTTCGAAACATTTCGCGGAGATGGATTAATTATTGCTACACCTACTGGATCAACCGGTTATAACAGGTCAACCAACGGTGCGGTAATTGATCCCAAAATACCATGTTTTCAAGTATCAGAGCTCGCCTCTCTTAACAACAACCGCTATCGTACACTTGGTTCATCATTTGTGCTTAACAGTGATCGTAAATTAACCTTGGATATTGTACAAGATGGCAACGACTATCCGATTATTGGTCTGGACAATGAGGCTTTTCCTGTAAAGAACATCCAAAATATCACTGTAACCTTGAGCGACAAGGTAATCAAAACGGTAAAACTAAAAAACAATTCCTATTGGGATCGTGTAAAACGAACATTTTTATAA
- a CDS encoding DUF2953 domain-containing protein: MVWIIVGILLVIIFIILLFSRVHITCSLTCSNQKQRLTLQFRFYGIRFFTKEIDLAQLETTNRWEQKLVNKDIREKLEMIQSAIRHFFESIRDMVTIAQTFLDKVYFHQLKWHTRIGTGDASTTGMATGGVWATKGMVVGMLDQWSQLKCSPDFGVVPEFNRKYVYSEFDCMVSIRIGQAIHAFFKAIQKSSFRKRERESFI, encoded by the coding sequence TTGGTATGGATTATTGTAGGGATATTGTTAGTCATTATTTTTATAATCCTGTTATTTTCACGGGTACATATTACCTGTTCATTAACCTGCAGTAACCAAAAACAGCGATTGACTTTGCAATTTCGGTTTTACGGGATTCGCTTCTTTACCAAAGAAATCGATTTGGCACAATTGGAAACAACTAATCGATGGGAGCAGAAATTAGTTAATAAGGATATCCGTGAAAAACTTGAAATGATCCAATCCGCCATTAGACACTTTTTTGAATCCATTCGAGACATGGTTACGATAGCACAGACATTCCTAGATAAAGTATATTTCCATCAACTCAAGTGGCATACGCGTATTGGGACAGGTGATGCTAGTACGACAGGGATGGCAACTGGAGGTGTATGGGCAACAAAAGGAATGGTGGTCGGTATGTTAGATCAATGGAGCCAACTGAAATGTTCACCGGACTTTGGTGTTGTACCTGAGTTTAATCGGAAATATGTATATTCCGAATTTGATTGTATGGTATCGATTAGAATTGGACAAGCTATACACGCGTTTTTTAAAGCGATCCAAAAGTCATCGTTTCGAAAAAGAGAAAGGGAATCATTCATTTAA
- the ytfJ gene encoding GerW family sporulation protein, producing the protein MAEHPIQGLMTTAMENLKDMVEVNTIIGDPVESPDGSVIIPVSKVGFGFAAGGSEFNGKSQGSDQDDSDSGGDSSSGQDSLPFGGGSGGGVSITPVAFLIVSAKGIKMVHLDGNTHLVEKMLEFAPQVVEKIQQMIRESGSSKKSSKQKEQKGQKEEKQQKEEKSEKEQSIYDI; encoded by the coding sequence ATGGCGGAACATCCAATTCAAGGCCTAATGACAACAGCAATGGAAAACCTGAAAGATATGGTTGAGGTCAATACAATTATCGGTGATCCGGTCGAGTCACCCGACGGAAGTGTGATTATACCTGTTTCAAAAGTCGGATTTGGTTTTGCTGCAGGTGGTAGTGAATTTAACGGAAAAAGTCAAGGATCCGATCAAGACGACAGTGATAGTGGTGGTGACAGTAGTAGTGGACAAGATAGCCTGCCGTTTGGTGGAGGAAGTGGCGGAGGAGTGTCCATCACACCCGTTGCTTTTTTAATCGTTAGTGCAAAAGGTATCAAGATGGTTCATTTGGATGGGAATACGCATTTGGTTGAAAAAATGCTTGAGTTTGCCCCACAAGTGGTGGAAAAAATTCAGCAAATGATTCGCGAATCCGGTAGTTCAAAAAAATCATCCAAACAAAAAGAACAAAAGGGGCAGAAAGAAGAGAAACAGCAAAAGGAAGAGAAGTCCGAAAAGGAACAATCCATTTATGATATATAA
- the tpx gene encoding thiol peroxidase, with amino-acid sequence MANVTFAQDPVTLLGTEIKVGDSAPNFTVLSNDMQEVSLDNYQGKVKLIASVPSVDTGVCSAETKRFNEEADKIPGVQVLTISMDLPFAQNRWCAANGIKNLDTLSDHRDADFGEKYGVLIKELRLLARAIFVVDSNNTVTYVEYVDEVTNHPDYDKALEAVKAAK; translated from the coding sequence ATGGCAAATGTCACATTCGCTCAAGATCCTGTCACACTTCTTGGAACGGAAATTAAGGTAGGGGATAGTGCACCAAACTTTACGGTATTATCCAATGATATGCAGGAGGTATCACTGGATAACTATCAGGGAAAAGTTAAATTGATTGCATCCGTACCATCAGTTGATACAGGGGTATGTTCTGCAGAAACCAAACGCTTTAATGAAGAGGCTGATAAAATTCCAGGTGTTCAAGTATTAACGATTAGTATGGATCTGCCTTTTGCACAAAACCGTTGGTGCGCAGCAAACGGTATTAAAAATCTTGACACATTATCAGATCATCGCGATGCTGATTTTGGAGAGAAATATGGCGTATTAATCAAGGAACTTCGGTTATTGGCGCGGGCCATTTTTGTGGTTGATTCAAACAATACGGTTACATATGTTGAATATGTCGACGAAGTAACGAATCATCCCGATTATGACAAGGCATTGGAAGCCGTTAAAGCTGCGAAATAA
- a CDS encoding class I SAM-dependent methyltransferase translates to MKKTNMETLFALIDDAVENIQQQENEPYLDSLVIVLECLFNNDVNTSDDIQKQKIQQFIQDIELDYYKPEEIKTAIEFAILKGMRNSTQQQHFMTPETVSLLIAYLAEKLFAGKETLRVFDPACGTGSLLSTVIKQVKKKTTAFGSEIDPTLIRLALVTANLYEEPIEFFHQDSLRPFLLDPVDLVVADLPVGYYPDDLRANEYELHAEQGHSYAHHLFIEQSMNYTKEAGYLIFVIPDFLFDSDQSDKLHAYLQQHAHIVGVLRLPDSAVKSDKNGKSLLVLQKKGQQTSTPKQPLLVHLPSFKNTKAMNDILDQMNSWFANYLNVRS, encoded by the coding sequence ATGAAAAAAACAAATATGGAAACACTTTTTGCATTAATCGATGATGCAGTAGAAAATATCCAGCAACAAGAAAATGAACCTTATTTGGACAGCCTGGTAATCGTGCTTGAATGTCTTTTCAATAATGATGTAAACACAAGCGATGATATTCAAAAACAAAAAATACAACAGTTCATTCAAGATATCGAGCTTGATTATTATAAACCAGAGGAAATAAAAACAGCGATCGAGTTTGCTATTTTAAAAGGTATGAGAAATTCCACCCAACAACAACATTTCATGACCCCGGAGACTGTGTCATTATTGATCGCCTATCTGGCTGAAAAGTTGTTTGCGGGTAAGGAGACATTACGTGTTTTTGATCCAGCCTGTGGGACAGGGAGCTTACTGTCCACAGTAATAAAACAGGTAAAGAAAAAAACAACGGCATTCGGCAGTGAAATAGATCCAACTTTAATCAGACTTGCCCTGGTAACTGCAAATCTGTACGAGGAACCGATTGAATTCTTTCATCAGGATAGTTTGCGTCCGTTTTTGCTGGATCCTGTTGACCTGGTTGTTGCCGATTTGCCGGTGGGATATTATCCGGATGATCTGCGGGCAAATGAGTATGAATTACATGCCGAACAGGGTCATTCCTATGCACATCATTTGTTTATTGAACAAAGCATGAACTATACGAAAGAAGCGGGTTATTTAATTTTTGTCATTCCTGATTTTTTGTTTGATAGTGATCAATCAGATAAACTGCATGCGTATCTACAGCAACACGCCCATATTGTTGGGGTGCTGCGTTTACCGGATAGTGCAGTTAAATCAGATAAAAACGGAAAAAGTTTATTGGTTTTACAGAAAAAAGGCCAACAAACAAGCACACCAAAACAGCCGTTGCTTGTTCATTTACCATCATTCAAAAATACCAAAGCAATGAATGATATATTGGATCAAATGAACAGCTGGTTTGCGAATTATTTAAATGTGAGGAGTTAA
- a CDS encoding acetate kinase: protein MLILAINAGSSSLKFQLIQMPEEHVLAKGLFERIGLSDSIFTYEINGEKEKMAGDLPDHEAAVKWLLEQLKTSGVIQSLDEIGAVGHRVVHGGERFTDSVKITDEVIQQIEAVSELAPLHNPANLLGIQAFREVLPNVPMVAVFDTAFHQTMPERSYLYSLPYEYYEQYGIRKYGFHGTSHKYVSQRASELLEIPLDQLRLISCHLGNGASITAIDKGKSIDTSMGFTPLAGVTMGTRSGNIDPALIPYIMEKTGQTAEEVINVLNKQSGMLALSGFSSDLRDIEEKKDENDRAELALEVFAARIHKYLGSYAARMSGVDAIIFTAGVGENSTTIREKVLTGLEFMGVYWDPARNNVHGKETFINYPHSPVKVLIIPTNEEVMIARDTVRLTT from the coding sequence ATGCTTATTTTAGCAATTAATGCAGGAAGTTCATCGTTGAAGTTTCAGTTAATTCAAATGCCGGAGGAACATGTATTGGCCAAAGGGTTATTTGAACGTATTGGGCTTTCTGATTCGATATTCACCTACGAAATTAATGGGGAAAAGGAAAAAATGGCCGGGGATCTACCGGATCATGAGGCCGCAGTTAAATGGTTATTGGAACAATTAAAAACTTCTGGAGTCATTCAGTCACTGGACGAGATTGGTGCAGTTGGTCATAGGGTAGTACACGGTGGGGAACGGTTTACAGACTCGGTGAAAATAACCGATGAAGTAATTCAGCAGATTGAAGCAGTATCTGAATTGGCTCCATTGCATAACCCGGCCAATTTACTGGGAATTCAAGCATTCCGGGAAGTACTGCCAAATGTCCCAATGGTTGCGGTATTTGATACTGCTTTTCATCAAACCATGCCGGAACGGTCGTATTTATATAGTTTGCCATATGAATATTATGAGCAATACGGAATCCGTAAATACGGGTTTCACGGTACATCACACAAATATGTTTCGCAGCGGGCTTCAGAGTTATTGGAAATACCGTTGGATCAGTTGCGTCTTATTTCCTGCCATCTGGGAAATGGTGCAAGTATCACAGCAATTGATAAAGGAAAATCAATTGATACATCGATGGGCTTTACCCCACTTGCTGGTGTTACCATGGGAACTCGTTCCGGTAATATTGACCCGGCGCTTATTCCCTACATCATGGAAAAAACCGGACAAACTGCTGAGGAGGTTATTAACGTTCTCAATAAACAAAGTGGAATGCTTGCATTATCCGGGTTTTCAAGTGATTTACGTGACATTGAGGAAAAAAAGGATGAGAATGATCGGGCGGAACTGGCTTTGGAGGTTTTTGCGGCAAGAATTCATAAATATTTAGGCTCATATGCTGCCAGGATGTCTGGTGTTGATGCAATTATTTTTACTGCAGGAGTTGGTGAAAACAGTACAACAATTCGCGAAAAGGTATTAACCGGATTGGAATTTATGGGAGTATACTGGGATCCGGCACGAAACAATGTACATGGAAAAGAAACCTTTATCAATTATCCGCACTCACCAGTAAAGGTCCTCATCATTCCAACAAACGAAGAGGTAATGATTGCGCGTGATACGGTACGCTTGACAACATGA
- a CDS encoding MogA/MoaB family molybdenum cofactor biosynthesis protein has translation MVHQVAHKKVNCMIITVSDTRTKETDKSGKLMAELLEQAGHHVKFAEIVTDDEIAIQTMVERGVQDANIEVILLNGGTGISARDVTIETVKGMLHKEISGFGEIFRMLSYQEDIGSPAILSRAIAGTIEGTALFSTPGSTGAVRLAMNKLIIPELPHVVHELNKN, from the coding sequence ATGGTACATCAGGTTGCACATAAAAAAGTAAACTGCATGATTATTACAGTTAGTGATACGCGTACGAAAGAGACGGATAAAAGTGGAAAGCTAATGGCAGAACTGCTTGAACAGGCAGGTCATCATGTGAAGTTTGCGGAAATTGTAACGGATGATGAAATAGCCATTCAAACGATGGTGGAAAGAGGCGTGCAAGATGCCAATATTGAAGTTATCTTGTTGAACGGCGGGACAGGCATTTCAGCGCGTGATGTGACGATTGAAACGGTTAAAGGAATGTTGCATAAAGAAATAAGCGGCTTTGGAGAAATTTTTCGGATGCTAAGTTATCAAGAAGATATCGGATCGCCAGCAATTCTTTCACGGGCAATTGCCGGCACGATTGAAGGTACAGCACTATTTTCCACACCAGGATCGACAGGGGCTGTTAGACTGGCAATGAATAAATTAATCATTCCCGAGCTTCCCCATGTTGTTCACGAACTAAATAAGAATTGA
- a CDS encoding universal stress protein translates to MDFAYKHIVVALDGSDASDAAFKKSLDIAKRNDSQLILTHIVDSRTFATAEAYDKTLSERAERYANDLLNGYSKKARAAGVENLAHCIEYGSPKVKIAKDVAAAYEADLIICGATGLNAVERFLIGSVSESITRYANCDVLVVR, encoded by the coding sequence ATGGATTTTGCATATAAGCATATTGTTGTTGCCCTGGATGGTTCCGATGCGTCTGATGCAGCGTTTAAAAAATCACTGGATATTGCCAAACGAAATGATTCCCAGCTCATTCTTACCCATATTGTTGACTCTCGTACATTCGCCACAGCGGAGGCATATGATAAAACCCTTTCTGAGCGTGCAGAACGCTATGCAAACGATTTACTGAATGGCTATTCAAAAAAAGCAAGGGCAGCTGGTGTCGAAAATCTGGCACATTGCATTGAATATGGTTCACCCAAGGTAAAAATCGCAAAAGATGTCGCTGCCGCATATGAAGCAGATTTAATCATTTGTGGCGCAACCGGATTAAATGCGGTGGAACGATTTCTTATTGGCAGTGTTTCTGAAAGCATCACCCGTTATGCCAATTGTGATGTATTGGTGGTACGATAA
- a CDS encoding SDR family oxidoreductase: MGHALITAGTSGLGRMVTELFLQHGHHVTTTYHSNKEKAMQVKQNLSSYQDALNIVQADVTDKQSIEQLVTKAVNKYGGVDYLINNAGPFIFERKKLLDYTEDEWHEMMYGNLDAIFYLLKLTVPYMRKQRFGRIVNYGFQGANTASGWIYRSAFAAAKSGLASLTKSVAFEEAEYQITANMVCPGNIEGEMKESTIAKSRMKYDDQTPIGRSGTGEDIARMILFLCDQDSDMITGTVFEITGGLDVINRFR; this comes from the coding sequence TTGGGGCATGCACTGATAACAGCAGGAACTTCCGGTTTGGGAAGAATGGTAACCGAATTATTCTTGCAACATGGTCATCATGTAACAACAACTTATCATAGCAATAAGGAAAAGGCGATGCAGGTAAAACAGAACCTTTCCTCCTATCAAGATGCATTAAATATTGTGCAAGCCGATGTTACGGATAAACAAAGCATTGAACAGTTGGTGACTAAAGCAGTAAACAAATATGGGGGTGTTGATTATCTGATTAATAATGCCGGCCCATTTATTTTTGAACGTAAAAAATTGCTTGATTATACGGAAGATGAATGGCATGAAATGATGTATGGAAATTTGGATGCCATTTTTTATTTATTAAAATTAACGGTTCCATATATGCGTAAGCAGCGATTTGGGCGTATTGTCAACTACGGATTTCAAGGTGCAAATACAGCTTCAGGCTGGATATACCGCTCGGCGTTTGCGGCCGCTAAAAGTGGCTTGGCTTCATTGACCAAATCGGTAGCTTTTGAGGAAGCGGAGTACCAAATCACGGCAAATATGGTTTGTCCGGGTAATATTGAAGGGGAAATGAAGGAATCAACAATCGCAAAAAGCCGGATGAAATATGATGACCAGACACCAATAGGGAGATCTGGAACCGGTGAAGATATCGCCCGGATGATTTTGTTTTTATGTGATCAGGACTCTGATATGATCACGGGAACTGTTTTTGAAATCACCGGTGGTTTGGATGTAATCAATCGTTTTCGTTAA